The proteins below come from a single Vanessa cardui chromosome 7, ilVanCard2.1, whole genome shotgun sequence genomic window:
- the LOC124531402 gene encoding rRNA-processing protein UTP23 homolog produces the protein MKITRYKKVQKYLKFYYNNYGFHQPYQVLIDGTFCFSAFKEHINIRDQLSKYLNGSVKLLTTRCIIKETEKISKKTQGALTILKQFGIHECDHEEPVSGSKCILTMIGKKNQKHYILATQDRDLQEKMRLKPGVPLLYLHNKSPTLEKPSKASYGKAGSTLEDNQFMFISETQNEILKNMKKALGVVEKVEEKNTIRKKKVKNPNPLSCKKKKKKPGVKNNISSANGVIDGKVQKRKKSKPKKDLLQSIAK, from the exons ATGAAGATAACAAGATACAAGAAAgttcaaaaatatcttaaattttactataacaATTATGGTTTTCATCAACCTTATCAAGTATTGATCGACGGTACCTTCTGTTTTTCTGCTTTTAAa GAACACATAAATATTAGAGATCAACTCTCAAAATACCTTAATGGAAGTGTGAAATTATTAACAACAAGGTGTATTATTAAAGAGACTGAAAAGATATCTAAAAAGACACAAGGAGCtctaactattttaaaacagtttggTATTCATGAATGTGACCATGAAGAACCAGTCTCTGGctcaaaatgtatattaactaTGATAGGAAAAAAGAACCAAAAACATTACATTCTGGCCACGCAAGACAGAGATTTACAAGAGAAAATGAGATTAAAACCAGGGGTACCTCTACTCTATTTACATAACAAATCTCCTACACTTGAAAAACCATCGAAAGCAAGCTACGGTAAAGCTGGTTCAACATTGGAAGACAACCAGTTTATGTTTATAAGTGAAactcaaaatgaaatattaaaaaacatgaaGAAAGCTCTAGGAGTAGTTGAAAAGGTGGAAGAAAAGAATACCATAAGAAAGAAAAAAGTCAAAAACCCTAACCCATTATcatgtaaaaagaaaaagaaaaagccaggtgtgaaaaataatataagtagtgCCAATGGTGTTATTGATGGCAAAGTACAGAAAAGAAAGAAATCTAAACCCAAAAAGGATCTGTTACAAAGTATtgctaaataa
- the LOC124531405 gene encoding anaphase-promoting complex subunit 13: MDSKYRRNGRLIDIVDEEWKAEQLPDEDIQVPLEELPDPEADSADSHLTLKEQSMRWQENFPEPASSNQN; this comes from the coding sequence ATGGATAGCAAGTACCGTCGGAATGGTCGCCTCATAGACATAGTAGATGAGGAATGGAAAGCAGAACAGTTGCCTGACGAGGACATTCAGGTTCCTCTAGAAGAACTACCTGACCCTGAGGCTGACAGTGCAGACTCACATCTCACTCTTAAAGAACAGAGTATGCGGTGGCAGGAGAACTTCCCAGAACCGGCTAGCAGTAATCAAAACTAG
- the LOC124531403 gene encoding uncharacterized protein LOC124531403: protein MKTVYNDKSNINESESNMIKLKVRSAPIQLSSDPSEKLLKEHFSAPSYLQSLKENLAPPFKIPVKEEKPRLLIGTIVTEIDVIAMIAAENTDPSKGLDKYLGNFLVKNKILLSDSLSEKYFLISLLKECIDYSAHREFTASKLACFITIYLATHNYFKWYYWMPPTNVWNFFKEIMIRHTIEDSPDGQEVFEPEECYDILSHFHIIYLTNLPLIHILTFRVHRLKLLWPFKPK from the exons ATGAAAACCGTTTACAATGATAAGTCGAACATTAATGAATCTGAAtccaatatgataaaattaaaggtTCGATCTGCACCAATACAACTTTCATCTGATCCTTCTGAAAAACTTTTGAAAGAGCACTTTTCTGCTCCTTCGTATTTACAATCATTAAAAGAGAATTTAGCTCCACCATTCAAGATACCGGTAAAAGAAGAAAAACCGCGCCTCTTAATTGGTACAATAGTAACGGAAATTGATGTGATTGCAATGATAGCTGCAGAGAATACTGATCCCAGCAAAGGCTTGGACAAATATTTAG GTAATTTTCTTGTGAAAAATAAGATACTATTAAGTGATTCGTTATCAGAAAAATACTTTCTCATAAGTTTATTGAAAGAGTGCATAGATTATTCAGCACATCGTGAGTTCACCGCATCTAAGCTAGCATGCTTCATTACTATTTATTTGGCTAcccataactattttaaatggtACTACTGGATGCCACCAACTAATGTATGGAACTTTTTTAAGGAAATTATGATAAGGCATACTATAGAG GACTCACCAGATGGTCAAGAGGTATTTGAACCGGAGGAATGCTATGATATACTCTCACATTTTCATATAATCTACCTCACCAACTTACCTCTCATACACATACTTACATTTAGAGTTCACCGACTAAAGCTTTTATGGCCATTCAAGCCTAAATGA
- the LOC124531400 gene encoding pre-mRNA-splicing factor CWC22 homolog has product MDESSDNKRKKEKYNESDYHRKDSRSKKRRSRSRSRSPRDRTEKDSRRKRRHSRSKSPYVPNKQDKRRDDAPKESKAMPAKKAKETDMLNTRTGGAYIPPARLRMMQAQITDKSSVAYQRLAWEALKKSIHGHINKINVGNIGIIIKELLKENIVRGRGLLSRSVIQAQAASPTFTNVYAALVSAVNSRFPNIGELLLKRLVIQFKRGFKRNDKPICISSATFIAHLVNQRVAHEILALELLTLLVETPTDDSVEVAIAFLKECGQKLTEVSSKGVNAIFEMLRNILHEGQLDKRVQYMIEVMFQVWKDGFKDHPAVLEELELVPEEEQFTHLLMLDDATDSQDILNVFKFDDKYEENEQKYKALSNEILGSDAESDDEDGSGESGSDESDDEEAEKSKEVTIIDNTETNLIALRRTIYLTINSSLDFEECAHKLMKMQLKPGQEIELCHMFLDCCAEQRTYEKFYGLLAQRFCNINRIYIGPFEEIFKDSYSTAHRLDTNRLRNVSKFFAHLLFTDSISWEVLECVKLNEEDTTSSSRIYIKILFQELAEYMGLKKLNDRLKDPTLQQAFSGVFPRDNPKNTRFSINFFTSIGLGGLTDELREHLKQMPKNVPPPITEIKLDSDSSSDSSSSSSSSDSSSSSSSDSSSSDSEEENKQKEKKRKKKNSKNKTPEAEVPNKDMDKVERWGHEGFYETYGSNARRNDSRSDRDKNNFGQSKSDDQRRKDYNDRRNVGRDDAESDKRREDRGDRDTETYGRETSYRRDGRHREDNRNHRSYEEDTDRRRNKTYEEDTNRKRNRNHEDDRDRGRNKKYEEEVEKRRNKNNYEDIDKRKNNTNEEDYDKRRNKNYDEYKDRRRNRNNDDDDVDRRRNRNNDDDDDDRRRNKNTGEDPDKRRNKTNDEDVDRRRNKNDEDLDRRSNKKYEEEMGKKNDRESRQPRDDRNNKDRELEHESIQSREEQSRNKQRKADEDGQRDRNEIGRTEVKEVKRRKKYDKNSSSSDDEDYNSRKREKDRKDVSEKEYRKDSSNGKKSKKRNKEKKKGKSNSRDSSESSTDSESDEGTGKNDLGGRYWDNFDLETQHNNKEREKFEGRTPERAEKEYERRRER; this is encoded by the exons TGGCGCGTACATTCCTCCCGCGCGTTTGCGAATGATGCAGGCTCAAATCACCGACAAATCATCTGTCGCATATCAAAGGCTTGCATGGGAAGCTCTCAAGAAGTCTATCCACGGGCACATTAACAAGATAAACGTTGGTAACATTGGCATTATTATTAAAGAGCTGTTAAAGGAGAATATAGTTAGAGGGCGTGGTTTGCTCAGTCGGTCGGTGATCCAAGCTCAAGCAGCATCACCAACATTTACAAATGTTTATGCTGCCCTGGTATCAGCAGTCAATTCACGTTTCCCTAACATAGGAGAATTGTTGTTAAAAAGACTAGTAATACAGTTCAAGAGAGGTTTCAAGCGAAATGATAAGCCTATATGTATTTCATCTGCTACCTTTATTGCTCACCTTGTAAACCAAAGAGTTGCACATGAAATTTTAGCTCTAGAGCTGTTGACATTGCTCGTAGAAACACCAACGGATGATTCTGTGGAGGTTGCAATAGCATTTTTAAAGGAGTGCGGACAGAAACTCACAGAGGTCTCATCCAAGGGTGTTAATGCCATTTTTGAGATGTTAAGGAACATTCTACATGAAGGCCAGTTGGATAAGAGAGTTCAGTACATGATTGAAGTCATGTTTCAAGTTTGGAAAGATGGGTTCAAAGACCATCCAGCAGTTTTAGAGGAGTTGGAACTGGTGCCCGAAGAGGAACAGTTTACTCATCTTTTGATGTTGGACGACGCAACAGATTCACAGGATATCCTGa ATGTCTTCAAGTTTGATGACAAGTATGAAGAAAATGAACAAAAGTACAAAGCACTCAGTAACGAAATCCTTGGATCTGACGCTGAGTCTGATGATGAAGATGGTTCTGGTGAATCAGGTAGCGATGAGTCTGATGATGAGGAGGCAGAAAAAAGCAAAGAGGTTACTATTATTGATAACACTGAGACAAATCTTATTGCTTTAAGAAGAACTATATATTTGACTATCAATTCAAGTTTGGACTTTGAGGAATGTGCTCACAAATTGATGAAAATGCAGCTGAAACCAGGACAAGAAATTGAACTCTGTCACATGTTCCTCGACTGTTGTGCTGAACAGAGAACTTACGAAAAGTTCTATGGACTTCTGGCACAAAGATTTTGTAACATCAATCGGATCTATATTGGTCCATTCGAAGAAATATTCAAAGATTCTTACTCTACAGCTCATAGATTGGACACAAATCGTCTCAGAAATGTGAGCAAGTTCTTTGCTCATCTATTGTTTACAGATTCTATTAGCTGGGAAGTTCTAGAATGTGTTAAACTCAATGAAGAAGACACAACAAGTTCGagtagaatttatattaaaatattgttccaAGAGTTAGCCGAATATATGGGCTTGAAGAAACTCAATGATCGCTTAAAGGACCC aacCTTGCAGCAAGCATTCTCTGGTGTATTTCCCAGAGATAATCCCAAGAATACAAGATTTTCTATCAACTTTTTCACTTCAATTGGTCTTGGAGGTCTCACAGACGAGCTAAGGGAACATTTGAAACAAATGCCAAAG AATGTACCTCCGCCGATAACAGAAATCAAACTGGACAGTGACTCTAGTTCCGATTCCAGCTCCAGTAGTTCGAGTTCAGACAGCTCATCCTCATCGTCTAGTGACTCAAGTTCAAGTG attctgaagaagaaaataaacaGAAGGAGAAGAAacgaaaaaagaaaaacagcaAAAATAAAACTCCTGAGGCTGAGGTTCCTAACAAAGATATGGACAAGGTTGAAAGATGGGGGCATGAAGGTTTCTATGAGACATACGGATCTAATGCTAGAAGAAATGATTCAAGATCTGATAGAGATAAGAATAACTTTGGACAATCTAAAAGCGATGACCAAAGACGGAAAGATTACAATGATCGAAGGAATGTCGGACGTGATGACGCTGAAAGCGATAAAAGACGTGAAGATCGTGGGGATCGGGATACTGAAACATACGGGAGAGAAACTTCTTATCGAAGAGATGGTAGGCATCGTGAAGATAACAGAAACCACAGAAGTTATGAAGAAGATACAGATAGaagaagaaataaaacatatgaagAAGATACAAACAGAAAGAGAAATAGGAATCATGAAGATGATAGGGATAGAGggcgaaataaaaaatatgaggaAGAAGTAGAGAAAAGGAGAAACAAGAATAATTATGAAGATATAGATAAAAGAAAGAATAATACCAATGAAGAAGATTACGACAAAAGAAGAAACAAAAATTATGATGAATATAAAGACAGAAGGAGAAATAGGaataatgatgatgacgatgtaGATAGAAGGAGAAATagaaataatgatgatgatgatgatgatagaaGAAGGAATAAGAATACTGGTGAAGACCCAGACAAGAGgagaaataaaactaatgacGAAGATGTAGATAGAAGGAGGAATAAGAATGATGAGGATCTAGACAGAAGAAGTAATAAAAAGTATGAGGAAGAAATGGGTAAAAAGAATGATAGAGAATCTCGACAACCCCGAGATGACCGTAATAATAAAGACAGAGAACTTGAGCACGAGAGCATTCAAAGTCGCGAGGAACAATCTCgtaataaacaaagaaaagcTGACGAAGACGGACAAAGAGATCGAAACGAGATCGGTCGTACTGAGGTCAAAGAAGTTAAacgtagaaaaaaatatgataaaaatagctCCAGTAGCGACGATGAAGATTACAATAGTCGGAAGCGCGAAAAAGATAGAAAAGATGTCAGCGAGAAGGAATACAGGAAGGATAGTTCAAATGGTAAAAAGAGTAAAAAGCgcaataaagaaaagaaaaaaggcAAATCCAATTCACGTGACAGTAGTGAATCTTCCACGGATTCTGAAAGTGACGAGGGTACAGGAAAAAATGATTTGGGTGGACGTTACTGGGATAATTTTGATTTAGAAACACAACACAATAATAAGGAAAGAGAAAAATTTGAAGGTAGAACTCCAGAAAGGGCTGAAAAGGAATATGAAAGGAGGCGCGAACGCTAG